The following coding sequences lie in one Sorghum bicolor cultivar BTx623 chromosome 6, Sorghum_bicolor_NCBIv3, whole genome shotgun sequence genomic window:
- the LOC8060172 gene encoding probable E3 ubiquitin-protein ligase plr-1 yields MADPDDYWTRMAIAGHAVLRIAFPVAGVAVCVVAIVMWCPWRRIRLSTLGGVTTLTRTLNYPCTMCQESMEAGEKVRTLSCDHAFHCGGGAKCERGVDQWLLTQAMACPLCRKIPLPVLPGKQPPPSSPAPSPSASEPAIQQLPRTSSSSTQDLEKALLLPAHDETLAEASSSASAPRPPLAQTQLPRTSTPDVAGVLPLPASDEILPDASSSQ; encoded by the coding sequence ATGGCCGACCCCGACGACTATTGGACGCGGATGGCCATCGCCGGCCACGCCGTGCTCCGCATCGCCTTTCCCGTCGCCGGCGTGGCCGTGTGCGTCGTCGCCATTGTCATGTGGTGCCCGTGGCGACGGATCCGCCTCTCCACGCTCGGCGGCGTCACCACCCTGACGCGGACGCTCAACTACCCCTGCACCATGTGCCAGGAGAGCATGGAGGCCGGCGAGAAGGTCCGCACGCTCTCCTGCGACCACGCGTTCcactgcggcggcggcgccaagtGCGAGCGCGGCGTCGACCAGTGGCTTCTCACTCAGGCGATGGCGTGCCCGCTCTGCCGCAAGATCCCCCTCCCCGTGCTGCCGGGGAAGCAGCCACCGCCATCGTCGCCAGCACCTTCACCGTCAGCATCGGAGCCAGCTATACAGCAGTTGCCgcggacgtcgtcgtcgtcgacgcagGATTTGGAGAAGGCGCTGCTGCTTCCGGCGCACGACGAGACACTAGCGGAGGcgtcgtcatcagcatcggcgccCAGGCCACCGCTAGCGCAGACGCAGTTGCCGCGGACCTCGACGCCGGATGTGGCGGGGGTGTTGCCGCTTCCGGCGAGCGACGAAATACTACCGGACGCGTCGTCATCGCAGTAG
- the LOC8073692 gene encoding uncharacterized protein LOC8073692: MVDDGRIAGMAIGTAVGGASIALLAGASCWLGMKAYRDGRFSRGWRRVRVWALGGVTTLGHALAYDCAMCGHSLDQREAVRTLSCGHVFHLRKGPKCGSNIDDWLRENRMRCPACCQPVHPVLPWKAPPTSAPPPAPVPLPAQWEPSSSTSDLEAQEPRRMAMEQGPPRRLALDQGRPRYPPSMWFQDALLYGSPPQ, from the coding sequence ATGGTCGACGACGGCCGCATCGCCGGGATGGCCATCGGCACCGCGGTCGGGGGCGCCTCCATCGCGCTCTTGGCCGGCGCGAGCTGCTGGCTGGGCATGAAGGCCTACCGCGACGGCCGGTTCTCGAGAGGATGGCGGCGGGTGCGCGTCTGGGCGCTCGGCGGCGTCACCACCCTGGGCCACGCGCTGGCCTACGACTGCGCCATGTGCGGCCACAGCCTGGACCAGCGGGAGGCGGTCCGCACGCTCTCCTGCGGCCACGTCTTCCACCTCCGCAAGGGTCCCAAGTGCGGGAGCAACATCGACGACTGGCTCCGCGAGAACCGCATGCGCTGCCCGGCCTGCTGCCAGCCCGTCCACCCCGTGTTGCCGTGGAAGGCGCCGCCGACATCGGCGCCACCGCCCGCGCCCGTGCCACTGCCAGCGCAGTGGGAGCCATCGTCGTCGACTTCGGATTTGGAGGCCCAGGAGCCGCGGCGGATGGCGATGGAGCAGGGGCCACCGCGGCGGCTGGCGTTGGACCAGGGGCGACCACGGTACCCGCCGTCGATGTGGTTCCAGGACGCGCTACTGTATGGGTCGCCGCCGCAGTAA
- the LOC8060173 gene encoding U-box domain-containing protein 6, translated as MERIEVDGDFIAAGNWKLHGALCNELYTVVREVLDAIPPFETTRSGCSPGLLALSSLRISVEKAKDLLQYCSESSKLYLAVTAECVLTKFENSRQGLLESLHQVEETIPEAVGSKITMIAQELEKADFALDQSEKQLGDEVNQLIQNEPKSNGFLDENELEFLHQIAFRVGITSSVAALTERRALRKLLERAHAEEDIKKESIAAYLLHLIRKYSNIFKSETTDTTNSLCSSPSFSSRSNSGLIGLQHSLSSSTDLHGNCQILEKQLPRVGSYNSKQMKGLSGSMPLPPEELRCPISLQLMYDPVVIASGQTYERACIEKWFDSGNTTCPKTRKQLSQRLRTPNYCIKGLIASWCEQNGVPVPSGPPESPKLEHLRISSLESSACSATHGANAVLFEDTADKDNAKSESEVSMEMLSRQNSGEATSKLRVHEEVSPENCSLQSSKEVAPEICGVEDSVKKSAHQNSKDDVPVSDRCEQWLHVLNKNDAESMSERHKLVEQIRILLKNDDELRDYAGANGIAEPLIHFLKMAISRGDVQSQEVATMAMFNLAVNNDRNKRLLLSAGVIPLIEQMIQKRETCEAAIAMYLNISCIPEAQAIIGSSIAIPILVNGLGEDGPRSDTCRLDALLTLYNLSLHAPNIPSLMASGIMEGLRAVLTPSSPWTDKALAVLLKLALTRRGKEEIAASAAMVGAIVLIVDNGEPGEKEKAVSCLYVLCSGDEGSSQTVLQEGVIPALVSVTASGTARARDKAQRLLRLFREQRQREMELEETQPRVELHEVASQAAAQQQQEEMEEEEEEEEEEEMVLGVTTPPAAAASKPSGGGGGGGKKPRLRRSGSRRFTKAFTCLLKKWSLR; from the exons ATGGAGAGAATTGAGGTGGACGGGGACTTCATTGCCGCTGGGAATTGGAAG CTACATGGAGCACTATGCAATGAACTTTACACAGTAGTCCGTGAAGTTTTGGATGCCATTCCTCCCTTTGAGACTACAAGGTCAGGATGCAGTCCTGGGCTCCTGGCATTGAGCTCCTTGAGGATATCTGTTGAGAAAGCCAAGGATTTACTACAGTATTGCTCGGAGAGTAGCAAGCTTTacttg GCTGTTACAGCAGAATGCGTTCTAACAAAATTTGAGAATTCAAGGCAAGGACTTCTGGAAAGTCTTCACCAAGTGGAAGAAACGATTCCGGAAGCAGTCGGTTCTAAG ATCACTATGATTGCACAAGAACTGGAAAAGGCTGATTTTGCTTTGGATCAGTCTGAAAAGCAACTTGGTGATGAAGTGAATCAACTAATTCAGAATGAACCAAAATCCAATGGGTTCCTTGATGAGAATGAACTTGAATTTCTCCACCAAATTGCTTTCCGTGTTGGTATTACATCATCCGTGGCAGCTCTCACTGAAAGAAGAGCACTTAGGAAGCTTCTTGAGAGAGCCCATGCAGAGGAGGACATAAAAAAGGAATCAATTGCAGCCTACCTGCTCCACCTTATCAGGAAATACTCGAACATATTTAAGAGTGAAACAACTGATACCACCAACTCCCTGTGCTCAAGCCCTTCCTTCTCCTCCAGATCGAATTCTGGCTTGATTGGTCTGCAACATTCACTGTCCAGCTCAACCGATCTCCATGGAAACTGTCAGATTCTTGAGAAGCAACTCCCAAGGGTTGGCTCCTACAACTCGAAGCAGATGAAGGGGTTATCAGGGAGTATGCCCTTGCCACCTGAGGAGCTGAGGTGTCCAATCTCCCTGCAGCTCATGTATGATCCTGTTGTCATTGCATCCGGTCAGACATATGAACGAGCCTGCATCGAGAAGTGGTTCGACAGTGGCAACACAACCTGCCCGAAAACTCGCAAGCAGCTGTCCCAGCGCTTGAGGACACCCAATTACTGCATCAAGGGTCTGATAGCATCTTGGTGTGAACAGAACGGGGTTCCTGTTCCATCTGGACCGCCAGAATCTCCCAAGCTAGAACACCTGAGAATTTCATCCCTGGAAAGCAGCGCATGTTCGGCGACCCATGGCGCTAACGCTGTTTTGTTCGAAGACACAGCTGACAAGGATAATGCCAAGTCGGAGAGTGAAGTTTCCATGGAGATGTTGTCTCGTCAGAACTCCGGAGAGGCCACCTCCAAACTACGTGTACATGAAGAAGTCTCACCGGAGAACTGCTCTCTACAGAGCTCCAAGGAGGTTGCACCTGAGATATGTGGGGTTGAAGACTCTGTGAAGAAGAGTGCTCATCAGAACTCCAAAGATGATGTGCCTGTCAGTGACAGATGTGAACAGTGGCTCCATGTGCTGAACAAGAACGATGCTGAGAGTATGAGTGAGAGACATAAGTTGGTTGAGCAGATCAGGATCCTGCTGAAGAACGACGACGAACTTCGGGACTATGCAGGTGCTAATGGCATTGCCGAGCCACTAATCCATTTTCTGAAGATGGCTATCAGCAGAGGAGATGTGCAGTCTCAGGAGGTTGCTACAATGGCTATGTTCAATCTTGCCGTCAACAATGACCG GAACAAGAGACTGCTGCTGTCAGCTGGAGTGATCCCCCTGATCGAGCAGATGATACAGAAACGGGAAACCTGCGAGGCTGCCATCGCAATGTACCTGAACATCTCCTGCATCCCGGAGGCGCAGGCGATCATCGGCTCGAGCATCGCCATCCCTATCCTCGTCAATGGCCTGGGCGAAGATGGGCCCCGGAGCGACACGTGCCGCCTGGACGCGCTGCTCACCCTGTACAACCTCTCGCTGCACGCGCCCAACATCCCGTCCCTCATGGCGTCCGGCATCATGGAGGGCCTCCGCGCCGTGCTGACGCCGTCGTCCCCGTGGACGGACAAGGCCCTGGCGGTGCTGCTGAAACTGGCGCTGACCCGGAGGGGCAAGGAGGAGATCGCGGCCAGCGCGGCCATGGTGGGCGCCATCGTGCTCATCGTGGACAACGGCGAGCCgggggagaaggagaaggcCGTGTCGTGCCTGTACGTGCTCTGCAGCGGCGACGAGGGCAGCAGCCAGACGGTGCTCCAGGAGGGCGTGATCCCGGCGCTGGTGTCCGTGACGGCCAGCGGCACGGCCAGGGCCCGGGACAAGGCGCAGCGGCTGCTGAGGCTGTTTCGGGAGCAGCGGCAGCGGGAGATGGAGCTGGAGGAGACGCAGCCGCGGGTGGAGCTGCACGAGGTGGCGAGCCAGGCGGCCGCGCAGCAACAGCAGGaggagatggaggaggaggaagaagaagaagaagaggaagagatGGTGCTGGGCGTGAcgacgccgccggccgccgcggccAGTAAgccgagcggcggcggcggcggcggcggcaagaaGCCGCGGCTGCGCAGGTCAGGGTCCAGGAGGTTCACCAAGGCCTTCACGTGCCTGCTCAAGAAGTGGAGCCTGCGATGA